The Pseudanabaena yagii GIHE-NHR1 genomic interval TATTACTCGAAGCGCTTCTTCTAGGGTAGTAACCCCCGTAGAAACCTTCTCACGCACACCATAGGCAAAAGACTCATAGTTCTGTTCTGATGATAAGTAGGAAACTAAATGGGATTGATCCTCTTCATTGATGATTTTGCGTAGTTTTGGAGTGATATTTAAAACTTCAAATATTGCCTCCCGTCCTAAATATCCCGAACCAAAGCAATGTTCACAGCCCTTGCCTCTTCGCCAGTCTTGATACTTAATATCTTGTATACCGATATTGAGTAACTTCAATTCAGATTTGGTTGGGACATAGGACTCAGAGCAAAAAGAACAAATCTTTCTAACTAATCGCTGAGCGACTATCCCTAATAGCGATTCAATTATTAAGTTGGTATTCATTCCCAAATCTTTTAATCTCGAAATCGTACTAATGGCATCATTAGTATGCATGGTTGAGAGTACGAGATGTCCTGTAAGAGCCGCCCTAACTGTAATTTCAGCAGTTTCTAAATCACGGATTTCCCCCACCATAATGATGTCGGGATCTTGACGTAAAATCGATTTTAGCCCTGACGCGAAGGTAAGTCCCCCTACTTCCTGAACCTGACCTTGCGTGATATTTGATAAGTTGTATTCAATGGGATCTTCCATAGTAATGACATTGACTTGATCCGTGGCTAATAATTGTAAAGTGGCATAGAGCGTACTAGTTTTGCCTGAACCCGTAGGACCCGTCACAATAATTAAGCCTTGAGGTTGAGATAGCCAATTGCGATAGATATTTAGCGATCGCTCGTTAAAGCCAACATCTTCCAGTCTAGTCATCATCATTTTGTTGCGTGGCAATAGCCGAATTACTGCCTTTTCGCCACCAACACAAGGAAATGTGCTCACTCGCATATCTAAATCAAGGTCGAGATGATCGGCAGTAACATAGTGTTGACTAATACGACCATCTTGAGGACGACGACTTTCGCCAATATTCATATTACTCATAACCTTAAGCGCCACAATTGTTTTGCGGCTAACTT includes:
- a CDS encoding GspE/PulE family protein, producing MNDVLINSPTSVWKRLRKQEITCEEALQLLVDKRGGLRIDLLDEDINYRFFHYFEDRKSLPPIIPLLLWHGYFYLGSPRPLSSEEMKLISNRTLTGIKNITVSSESYLLWFLRQNLPEPNSIASPIVNPLTGSNEEAHLDEISEIYLSQALDQTHRINALISVALQHRASDIHLEPTELGLRVRYRIDGILRTTRILPPEVSRKTIVALKVMSNMNIGESRRPQDGRISQHYVTADHLDLDLDMRVSTFPCVGGEKAVIRLLPRNKMMMTRLEDVGFNERSLNIYRNWLSQPQGLIIVTGPTGSGKTSTLYATLQLLATDQVNVITMEDPIEYNLSNITQGQVQEVGGLTFASGLKSILRQDPDIIMVGEIRDLETAEITVRAALTGHLVLSTMHTNDAISTISRLKDLGMNTNLIIESLLGIVAQRLVRKICSFCSESYVPTKSELKLLNIGIQDIKYQDWRRGKGCEHCFGSGYLGREAIFEVLNITPKLRKIINEEDQSHLVSYLSSEQNYESFAYGVREKVSTGVTTLEEALRVIPRQLLMNEDARETI